The Miscanthus floridulus cultivar M001 chromosome 17, ASM1932011v1, whole genome shotgun sequence genome has a window encoding:
- the LOC136516544 gene encoding ABC transporter G family member 48 isoform X2, which yields MTLLLGPPSSGKSTLMRALAGKLDKNLKVSGSITYCGHPISEFYPERTSAYVGQYDLHNAEMTVRETLDFSRRCLGIGARYEMIAELARRERDAGIKPDPEIDAFMKATAVQGQETNIITDLTLKVLGLDICADVIIGDEMVRGISGGQKKRVTTGEMLSGPARALFMDEISTGLDSSSTFQIVKFMRQLVHVMNETVMISLLQPPPETYNLFDDIILLSEGYIVYHGPRENILEFFESAGFRCPDRKGVADFLQEVTSRKDQQQYWYLDQEQYHYVSVPDFAERFKSFHACQQMQKELQIPFEKSKIHPAALTTRKYGLSSWESLKAVMSREQLLMKRNSFIYIFKVTQLIILALMSMTLFLRTKMPHGQIADGTKFFGALTFGLITIMFNGFAELQLTIKKLPVFYKHRDFLFFPAWTLGVANIILKVPVSLVESSVWVVLTYYVMGFAPAAGRFFRQFIAFFATHQMAMALFRFLGAILKTMVVANTFGMFVLLIIFIFGGFVIRRNDIKPWWIWGYWASPMMYSQNAISINEFLASRWAIPNNDTTIDAPTVGKAILKSKGLFTGEWGFWLSIGALIGFIILFNMLYLWALTYLSPSSGSNTLVSEGEDDVNEMVLKGRSEDEISQAVYSDPGTNGATNTLAESRVTFPFQPLSLCFNHVNYYVDMPAEMKEQGFIESRLQLLSDISGAFRPGVLTALVGVSGAGKTTLMDVLAGRKTSGAIEGDITLSGFPKKQETFARVSGYCEQTDIHSPNVTVFESITYSAWLRLSSDIDDGTKKMFVEEVMALVELDVLRDALVGLPGVSGLSTEQRKRLTIAVELVANPSIIFMDEPTSGLDARAAAIVMRTVRNTVNTGRTVVCTIHQPSIDIFESFDELLLLKRGGQVIYAGELGRHSHKLVEYFEAIPGVPKITEGYNPATWVLEVSSPLSEARLNMNFAEIYANSVLYRKNQELIKELSIPPPDYQDLSFPTKYSQNFYGQCIANFWKQYRSYWKNPPYNAMRYLMTFLFGLVFGTVFWQKGKTIDSQQDLYNLLGATYAATFFLGASNCITVQPVVSIERAVFYREKAAGMYSPLSYAFAQTCVEVIYNVLQGILYTVIIYAMIGYDWKADKFFYFLFFITASFNYFTLFGMMLVACTPSALLANIFITFALPLWNLFAGFLIVRPAIPIWWSWYYWANPVSWTIYGVVASQFGENEGELSVPGGGGKPVVVKQFLKDNLGIQHDFLGYVVLVHFAYIIAFFFVFGYSIKFFNFQKR from the exons ATGACGCTTCTTCTTGGGCCTCCATCCTCAGGAAAGAGCACGCTCATGCGAGCACTCGCTGGCAAGCTTGACAAAAATCTCAAG GTCTCTGGCAGCATCACGTATTGTGGCCATCCAATCTCAGAGTTCTATCCTGAGAGGACTAGCGCGTATGTTGGTCAATATGATCTCCACAATGCCGAGATGACTGTAAGAGAGACGCTGGATTTCTCCAGGCGATGCCTAGGCATTGGTGCCAGATATGAGATGATCGCAGAACTTGCTAGAAGGGAGCGGGATGCAGGTATTAAGCCAGATCCTGAGATTGATGCTTTCATGAAAGCTACTGCAGTACAAGGACAGGAGACTAATATTATAACAGATCTCACTCTCAAG GTGCTTGGGCTGGACATTTGTGCTGATGTTATTATTGGCGATGAGATGGTCAGAGGAATTTCTGGTGGGCAAAAGAAACGTGTGACAACTG GGGAGATGTTATCGGGACCAGCAAGGGCTTTATTTATGGACGAAATATCCACTGGTCTGGATAGCTCGAGCACATTTCAGATTGTAAAGTTTATGAGGCAATTGGTCCATGTAATGAATGAAACTGTCATGATCTCTCTGCTCCAGCCACCGCCAGAGACCTACAATCTTTTTGATGACATAATCCTGCTATCAGAAGGATACATAGTCTACCATGGGCCACGTGAGAATATCTTGGAATTCTTTGAGTCTGCCGGTTTCCGATGCCCTGACAGGAAAGGTGTTGCAGACTTTCTTCAAGAGGTTACTTCCAGGAAAGACCAACAGCAATACTGGTACCTTGATCAGGAGCAGTATCATTATGTATCTGTACCAGACTTTGCAGAACGTTTCAAGTCATTCCATGCATGCCAGCAGATGCAGAAGGAGTTGCAAATTCCTTTTGAAAAGTCCAAAATCCATCCTGCTGCGTTGACCACCAGAAAATATGGGCTTTCCAGCTGGGAATCACTCAAGGCAGTGATGTCGAGAGAGCAGCTATTGATGAAGCGCAACTCCTTCATCTATATTTTCAAGGTCACCCAGCTGATCATCCTTGCACTCATGTCCATGACTTTGTTCCTCAGAACAAAGATGCCCCATGGGCAGATTGCTGATGGCACCAAATTCTTTGGGGCTCTGACTTTTGGTTTAATAACGATCATGTTCAATGGGTTTGCTGAGCTACAATTGACCATAAAGAAGCTTCCAGTTTTCTACAAACATAGGGATTTCTTATTCTTCCCCGCATGGACCTTAGGAGTGGCAAACATAATATTAAAAGTTCCTGTCTCGCTCGTGGAATCATCAGTATGGGTTGTTCTCACGTACTACGTGATGGGCTTTGCACCTGCTGCAGGAAG GTTCTTTCGTCAGTTTATAGCTTTCTTTGCCACACACCAAATGGCAATGGCTTTATTCCGGTTTCTTGGTGCTATTTTGAAAACAATGGTTGTGGCCAATACTTTTGGGATGTTTGTGCTGCTCATTATTTTCATCTTTGGAGGATTTGTCATCCGTAGAA ATGACATcaaaccatggtggatctggggTTACTGGGCATCACCTATGATGTATAGTCAAAATGCAATATCTATCAACGAATTCCTTGCTAGTAGGTGGGCTATT CCAAACAATGACACGACTATTGATGCACCAACAGTAGGCAAAGCAATTCTTAAATCCAAAGGCTTGTTTACTGGAGAATGGGGATTTTGGCTTTCCATCGGAGCCCTTATAGGATTCATTATTTTGTTCAACATGCTCTACCTTTGGGCCCTTACATATTTAAGTC CTAGTAGTGGCTCCAATACCTTAGTTTCAGAAGGTGAAGACGATGTAAATGAAATGGTATTGAAAGGAAGAAGCGAAGATGAAATATCCCAAGCTGTATACAGTGATCCAG GCACTAATGGAGCAACAAACACACTAGCTGAGTCACGAGTCACTTTTCCTTTCCAGCCTCTTTCACTTTGCTTTAACCATGTAAACTATTATGTCGACATGCCTGCA GAAATGAAGGAACAAGGATTCATAGAAAGCCGTTTACAACTGCTCTCTGATATCAGTGGTGCTTTTAGGCCAGGGGTTCTGACAGCATTAGTTGGTGTGAGTGGAGCTGGAAAGACCACTTTAATGGATGTCCTGGCAGGAAGGAAAACTAGTGGAGCTATTGAAGGAGATATTACCCTGTCTGGTTTCCCCAAAAAACAAGAAACTTTTGCCCGGGTTAGTGGTTATTGTGAACAAACTGATATCCATTCTCCAAATGTTACTGTATTTGAATCCATCACCTACTCTGCCTGGCTGCGTCTTTCCTCAGACATTGATGATGGTACGAAAAAG ATGTTTGTGGAGGAAGTGATGGCCCTTGTAGAGCTTGATGTGTTGCGCGACGCTCTTGTGGGTCTTCCTGGAGTTAGTGGATTATCAACTGAGCAAAGAAAAAGGCTGACAATTGCTGTGGAGCTGGTAGCGAACCCTTCAATCATCTTCATGGATGAGCCAACTTCTGGTCTTGATGCTCGAGCTGCAGCAATTGTCATGCGTACAGTAAGAAATACAGTTAACACTGGGCGTACTGTGGTCTGCACCATCCATCAGCCCAGCATCGACATATTTGAGTCTTTTGATGag CTTCTGCTTTTGAAACGTGGAGGTCAGGTTATTTATGCTGGTGAACTTGGTCGCCACTCTCACAAACTAGTTGAATATTTTGAG GCGATTCCAGGTGTTCCAAAGATCACAGAAGGATATAATCCTGCAACATGGGTGCTGGAAGTTAGCTCTCCTCTATCTGAGGCTCGACTGAACATGAATTTTGCTGAAATTTATGCTAACTCTGTGCTTTATAG GAAAAATCAAGAGCTTATCAAGGAGTTGAGTATTCCCCCACCAGACTACCAGGACCTGTCATTTCCTACAAAATATTCACAGAATTTTTACGGCCAATGCATCGCAAACTTTTGGAAGCAATACCGTTCCTATTGGAAGAATCCGCCCTACAATGCTATGCGCTATCTGATGACATTTCTCTTTGGCCTTGTATTTGGTACAGTATTTTGGCAAAAAGGAAAGACCAT AGATTCACAACAAGATTTATATAATCTACTTGGAGCCACTTACGCTGCTACCTTCTTTCTTGGGGCTTCAAATTGCATCACGGTTCAGCCTGTTGTATCGATTGAGCGAGCAGTTTTCTACCGTGAAAAAGCAGCAGGGATGTACTCTCCATTATCTTATGCATTTGCTCAG ACATGTGTGGAGGTCATCTACAACGTCTTACAGGGGATACTGTACACAGTCATCATATATGCGATGATCGGATACGACTGGAAAGCAGATAAATTCTTCTATTTCCTGTTTTTCATTACTGCAAGCTTCAACTACTTCACATTGTTCGGCATGATGTTGGTAGCATGCACTCCCTCCGCATTGCTCGCAAACATTTTTATCACGTTTGCActacctctttggaacctctttgCTGGATTCCTCATCGTTAGACCG GCAATACCAATTTGGTGGAGTTGGTACTATTGGGCGAACCCTGTCTCGTGGACCATCTATGGTGTTGTTGCGTCTCAGTTTGGCGAGAACGAAGGTGAGCTTTCAGTTCCCGGTGGCGGTGGGAAACCCGTGGTGGTGAAGCAATTCTTGAAGGATAATCTCGGCATCCAGCATGACTTCCTCGGCTATGTTGTGCTCGTCCATTTCGCCTACATCATTGCATTCTTCTTCGTATTCGGTTATTCCATCAAGTTCTTCAACTTCCAGAAACGTTAG
- the LOC136516544 gene encoding ABC transporter G family member 48 isoform X1, with product MAESHHQHPHPAAAAALASSSRRSLSLGSSISQSFRQMDTEDPFGRAQSEHEHRDDEENLRWAAMEKLPTYDRMRQGILRRALEDQQQSGGVEVVDIQKLAGGDGGRELLERLFQDGSERFLRRLRDRIDMVGIELPTIEVRYEQLTVEADVIAAGRALPTLWNAATNFLQGLIGRFGSSNKRNITILKNVNGILKPSRMTLLLGPPSSGKSTLMRALAGKLDKNLKVSGSITYCGHPISEFYPERTSAYVGQYDLHNAEMTVRETLDFSRRCLGIGARYEMIAELARRERDAGIKPDPEIDAFMKATAVQGQETNIITDLTLKVLGLDICADVIIGDEMVRGISGGQKKRVTTGEMLSGPARALFMDEISTGLDSSSTFQIVKFMRQLVHVMNETVMISLLQPPPETYNLFDDIILLSEGYIVYHGPRENILEFFESAGFRCPDRKGVADFLQEVTSRKDQQQYWYLDQEQYHYVSVPDFAERFKSFHACQQMQKELQIPFEKSKIHPAALTTRKYGLSSWESLKAVMSREQLLMKRNSFIYIFKVTQLIILALMSMTLFLRTKMPHGQIADGTKFFGALTFGLITIMFNGFAELQLTIKKLPVFYKHRDFLFFPAWTLGVANIILKVPVSLVESSVWVVLTYYVMGFAPAAGRFFRQFIAFFATHQMAMALFRFLGAILKTMVVANTFGMFVLLIIFIFGGFVIRRNDIKPWWIWGYWASPMMYSQNAISINEFLASRWAIPNNDTTIDAPTVGKAILKSKGLFTGEWGFWLSIGALIGFIILFNMLYLWALTYLSPSSGSNTLVSEGEDDVNEMVLKGRSEDEISQAVYSDPGTNGATNTLAESRVTFPFQPLSLCFNHVNYYVDMPAEMKEQGFIESRLQLLSDISGAFRPGVLTALVGVSGAGKTTLMDVLAGRKTSGAIEGDITLSGFPKKQETFARVSGYCEQTDIHSPNVTVFESITYSAWLRLSSDIDDGTKKMFVEEVMALVELDVLRDALVGLPGVSGLSTEQRKRLTIAVELVANPSIIFMDEPTSGLDARAAAIVMRTVRNTVNTGRTVVCTIHQPSIDIFESFDELLLLKRGGQVIYAGELGRHSHKLVEYFEAIPGVPKITEGYNPATWVLEVSSPLSEARLNMNFAEIYANSVLYRKNQELIKELSIPPPDYQDLSFPTKYSQNFYGQCIANFWKQYRSYWKNPPYNAMRYLMTFLFGLVFGTVFWQKGKTIDSQQDLYNLLGATYAATFFLGASNCITVQPVVSIERAVFYREKAAGMYSPLSYAFAQTCVEVIYNVLQGILYTVIIYAMIGYDWKADKFFYFLFFITASFNYFTLFGMMLVACTPSALLANIFITFALPLWNLFAGFLIVRPAIPIWWSWYYWANPVSWTIYGVVASQFGENEGELSVPGGGGKPVVVKQFLKDNLGIQHDFLGYVVLVHFAYIIAFFFVFGYSIKFFNFQKR from the exons ATGGCGGAGTCGCATCATCAGCATCCgcacccggcggcggcggcggcgctggcttcGTCTAGCCGTCGGAGCCTGAGCTTGGGCTCCTCCATCTCGCAGTCCTTCCGGCAGATGGACACGGAGGACCCCTTCGGGCGAGCGCAGTCGGAGCATGAGCACCGCGACGACGAGGAGAACCTGCGTTGGGCCGCGATGGAGAAGCTGCCCACCTACGACCGCATGCGCCAGGGCATCCTCCGGCGGGCGCTCGAGGACCAACAACAGAGCGGCGGCGTCGAGGTCGTGGACATCCAGAAGCTGGCCGGCGGCGACGGGGGCCGTGAACTCTTGGAGCGCCTCTTCCAGGACGGCAGCGAGCGATTCCTGCGCCGGCTCAGGGACCGAATCGACAT GGTTGGCATCGAGCTCCCGACCATCGAGGTTCGGTACGAGCAGCTGACGGTGGAGGCTGACGTCATCGCCGCCGGTCGCGCCCTCCCCACGCTCTGGAACGCTGCCACCAATTTTCTTCAG GGTCTCATTGGACGGTTTGGTTCTTCAAACAAGAGGAACATCACCATACTTAAGAATGTCAATGGTATCCTCAAGCCATCCAG GATGACGCTTCTTCTTGGGCCTCCATCCTCAGGAAAGAGCACGCTCATGCGAGCACTCGCTGGCAAGCTTGACAAAAATCTCAAG GTCTCTGGCAGCATCACGTATTGTGGCCATCCAATCTCAGAGTTCTATCCTGAGAGGACTAGCGCGTATGTTGGTCAATATGATCTCCACAATGCCGAGATGACTGTAAGAGAGACGCTGGATTTCTCCAGGCGATGCCTAGGCATTGGTGCCAGATATGAGATGATCGCAGAACTTGCTAGAAGGGAGCGGGATGCAGGTATTAAGCCAGATCCTGAGATTGATGCTTTCATGAAAGCTACTGCAGTACAAGGACAGGAGACTAATATTATAACAGATCTCACTCTCAAG GTGCTTGGGCTGGACATTTGTGCTGATGTTATTATTGGCGATGAGATGGTCAGAGGAATTTCTGGTGGGCAAAAGAAACGTGTGACAACTG GGGAGATGTTATCGGGACCAGCAAGGGCTTTATTTATGGACGAAATATCCACTGGTCTGGATAGCTCGAGCACATTTCAGATTGTAAAGTTTATGAGGCAATTGGTCCATGTAATGAATGAAACTGTCATGATCTCTCTGCTCCAGCCACCGCCAGAGACCTACAATCTTTTTGATGACATAATCCTGCTATCAGAAGGATACATAGTCTACCATGGGCCACGTGAGAATATCTTGGAATTCTTTGAGTCTGCCGGTTTCCGATGCCCTGACAGGAAAGGTGTTGCAGACTTTCTTCAAGAGGTTACTTCCAGGAAAGACCAACAGCAATACTGGTACCTTGATCAGGAGCAGTATCATTATGTATCTGTACCAGACTTTGCAGAACGTTTCAAGTCATTCCATGCATGCCAGCAGATGCAGAAGGAGTTGCAAATTCCTTTTGAAAAGTCCAAAATCCATCCTGCTGCGTTGACCACCAGAAAATATGGGCTTTCCAGCTGGGAATCACTCAAGGCAGTGATGTCGAGAGAGCAGCTATTGATGAAGCGCAACTCCTTCATCTATATTTTCAAGGTCACCCAGCTGATCATCCTTGCACTCATGTCCATGACTTTGTTCCTCAGAACAAAGATGCCCCATGGGCAGATTGCTGATGGCACCAAATTCTTTGGGGCTCTGACTTTTGGTTTAATAACGATCATGTTCAATGGGTTTGCTGAGCTACAATTGACCATAAAGAAGCTTCCAGTTTTCTACAAACATAGGGATTTCTTATTCTTCCCCGCATGGACCTTAGGAGTGGCAAACATAATATTAAAAGTTCCTGTCTCGCTCGTGGAATCATCAGTATGGGTTGTTCTCACGTACTACGTGATGGGCTTTGCACCTGCTGCAGGAAG GTTCTTTCGTCAGTTTATAGCTTTCTTTGCCACACACCAAATGGCAATGGCTTTATTCCGGTTTCTTGGTGCTATTTTGAAAACAATGGTTGTGGCCAATACTTTTGGGATGTTTGTGCTGCTCATTATTTTCATCTTTGGAGGATTTGTCATCCGTAGAA ATGACATcaaaccatggtggatctggggTTACTGGGCATCACCTATGATGTATAGTCAAAATGCAATATCTATCAACGAATTCCTTGCTAGTAGGTGGGCTATT CCAAACAATGACACGACTATTGATGCACCAACAGTAGGCAAAGCAATTCTTAAATCCAAAGGCTTGTTTACTGGAGAATGGGGATTTTGGCTTTCCATCGGAGCCCTTATAGGATTCATTATTTTGTTCAACATGCTCTACCTTTGGGCCCTTACATATTTAAGTC CTAGTAGTGGCTCCAATACCTTAGTTTCAGAAGGTGAAGACGATGTAAATGAAATGGTATTGAAAGGAAGAAGCGAAGATGAAATATCCCAAGCTGTATACAGTGATCCAG GCACTAATGGAGCAACAAACACACTAGCTGAGTCACGAGTCACTTTTCCTTTCCAGCCTCTTTCACTTTGCTTTAACCATGTAAACTATTATGTCGACATGCCTGCA GAAATGAAGGAACAAGGATTCATAGAAAGCCGTTTACAACTGCTCTCTGATATCAGTGGTGCTTTTAGGCCAGGGGTTCTGACAGCATTAGTTGGTGTGAGTGGAGCTGGAAAGACCACTTTAATGGATGTCCTGGCAGGAAGGAAAACTAGTGGAGCTATTGAAGGAGATATTACCCTGTCTGGTTTCCCCAAAAAACAAGAAACTTTTGCCCGGGTTAGTGGTTATTGTGAACAAACTGATATCCATTCTCCAAATGTTACTGTATTTGAATCCATCACCTACTCTGCCTGGCTGCGTCTTTCCTCAGACATTGATGATGGTACGAAAAAG ATGTTTGTGGAGGAAGTGATGGCCCTTGTAGAGCTTGATGTGTTGCGCGACGCTCTTGTGGGTCTTCCTGGAGTTAGTGGATTATCAACTGAGCAAAGAAAAAGGCTGACAATTGCTGTGGAGCTGGTAGCGAACCCTTCAATCATCTTCATGGATGAGCCAACTTCTGGTCTTGATGCTCGAGCTGCAGCAATTGTCATGCGTACAGTAAGAAATACAGTTAACACTGGGCGTACTGTGGTCTGCACCATCCATCAGCCCAGCATCGACATATTTGAGTCTTTTGATGag CTTCTGCTTTTGAAACGTGGAGGTCAGGTTATTTATGCTGGTGAACTTGGTCGCCACTCTCACAAACTAGTTGAATATTTTGAG GCGATTCCAGGTGTTCCAAAGATCACAGAAGGATATAATCCTGCAACATGGGTGCTGGAAGTTAGCTCTCCTCTATCTGAGGCTCGACTGAACATGAATTTTGCTGAAATTTATGCTAACTCTGTGCTTTATAG GAAAAATCAAGAGCTTATCAAGGAGTTGAGTATTCCCCCACCAGACTACCAGGACCTGTCATTTCCTACAAAATATTCACAGAATTTTTACGGCCAATGCATCGCAAACTTTTGGAAGCAATACCGTTCCTATTGGAAGAATCCGCCCTACAATGCTATGCGCTATCTGATGACATTTCTCTTTGGCCTTGTATTTGGTACAGTATTTTGGCAAAAAGGAAAGACCAT AGATTCACAACAAGATTTATATAATCTACTTGGAGCCACTTACGCTGCTACCTTCTTTCTTGGGGCTTCAAATTGCATCACGGTTCAGCCTGTTGTATCGATTGAGCGAGCAGTTTTCTACCGTGAAAAAGCAGCAGGGATGTACTCTCCATTATCTTATGCATTTGCTCAG ACATGTGTGGAGGTCATCTACAACGTCTTACAGGGGATACTGTACACAGTCATCATATATGCGATGATCGGATACGACTGGAAAGCAGATAAATTCTTCTATTTCCTGTTTTTCATTACTGCAAGCTTCAACTACTTCACATTGTTCGGCATGATGTTGGTAGCATGCACTCCCTCCGCATTGCTCGCAAACATTTTTATCACGTTTGCActacctctttggaacctctttgCTGGATTCCTCATCGTTAGACCG GCAATACCAATTTGGTGGAGTTGGTACTATTGGGCGAACCCTGTCTCGTGGACCATCTATGGTGTTGTTGCGTCTCAGTTTGGCGAGAACGAAGGTGAGCTTTCAGTTCCCGGTGGCGGTGGGAAACCCGTGGTGGTGAAGCAATTCTTGAAGGATAATCTCGGCATCCAGCATGACTTCCTCGGCTATGTTGTGCTCGTCCATTTCGCCTACATCATTGCATTCTTCTTCGTATTCGGTTATTCCATCAAGTTCTTCAACTTCCAGAAACGTTAG
- the LOC136518269 gene encoding uncharacterized protein, translated as MPGVSHHQGNRNLSGYARAWSAAHQGQECSNFAAFAMAHKGKASFDVSFNPDDPAEVYTNSSAYEKIMEYTAAARSIHGPEYDPRTDNIDANIVMRIGQGKKHGHYWIGDSVIDTVSTPTLSQIRAQSTIASSLPAIRSRPGTAQHRVDTLQAQVEEANRRAQELELGLATERAAREADKLAQEKRLADIIAWMQTTTGAAMPPGLMGPPQPPHSATPPQSAGSNNPAQGTLNEQMFPSPSSAGWPHQGPLQPPDSDSPRPPPETPTRPPPVTRPPPETPTRLTRRRRPPATRLAISHLALHPRLASRAAAVHPQLASRAAAVNPRLALPSPTWPSTRDSPHAPPPSTRNSPHAPSRDSPHASPPASSTDVARPPARRQPDAWPPPRHPQAGKKAVRPSDHQVSSVPRLHLLPPVIASSPRGRSRAGQHPR; from the exons atgccaggtgtatcacaccatcaaggcaaccgcaaCCTCTCCGGATACGCCCGAGCATGG TCGGCGGCACATCAAGGCCAAGAGTGCTCCAACTTCGCCGCATttgccatggcacacaagggcaaggcgtcgTTCGATGTCTCCTTCAACCCGGACGACCCGGCCGAGGTGTACACAAACTCGAGCGCCTATGAGAAAATCATGGAGTACACGGCGGCGGCAAGGTCAATCCATGGTCCGGAGTACGATCCACGGACCGACAACATTGATGCAAACATTGTCATGAGGATtggacaaggcaagaagcatggccactactggattggcgacagcgTGATCGACACGgtctctactcccactctctcccagatccgagcacagagcacgatCGCCTCCTCACTCCCGGCGATACGCTCACGGCCGGGCACTGCACAACACCGGGTCGACACACTCCAG GCCCAGGTGGAAGAAGCAAACAGGAGGGCCCAGGAGCTGGAGCTGGGGTTGGCGACCGAGCGGGCCGCGCGGGAGGCCGACAAACTCGCCCAGGAGAAAAGGTTGGCAGACATTATTGCCTGGATGCAAACTACGACGGGTGCTGCTATGCCTCCTGGGTTAATGGGTCCACCTCAGCCTCCTCACTCCGCTACTCCA cctcagtcggcgggttcgaacaacCCAGCTCAGGGCACTCTGAACGAGCAGATGTTTCCTTCCCCGTCATCAGCAGGATGGCCACATCAAGGGCCGCTTCA gccgcCAGACTCTGACTCGCCTCGCCCTCCACCCGAGACTCCGACTCGCCCTCCACCCGTGACTCGCCCTCCACCCGAGACTCCGACTCGCctcacgcgccgccgccgtccacccGCGACTCGCCTTGCCATCTCCCACCTGGCCCTCCACCCGCGACTCGCctcacgcgccgccgccgtccacccGCAACTCGCctcacgcgccgccgccgtcaaCCCGCGACTCGCCTTGCCATCTCCCACCTGGCCCTCCACCCGCGACTCGCctcacgcgccgccgccgtccacccGCAACTCGCCTCACGCGCCGTCCCGTGACTCGCCTCACGCCTCGCCTCCAGCTTCATCCACGGACGTCGCCCGCCCACCCGCCCGCCGTCAGCCGGACGCCTGGCCGCCCCCGCGTCATCCGCAGGCCGGGAAGAAGGCCGTCCGCCCCAGCGATCATCAGGTCAGTTCAGTTCCAAGACTCCATCTTCTACCTCCTGTCATTGCCAGCAGCCCACGAGGCCGCAGCCGCGCCGGGCAGCATCCACGCTAG